CGTTGTCTTGCGCGTGGATGTTCGGGAAATTCAAGCTTCCCCCCTATCGATTAGCCTGCATTTTGCCGTAGAAGATACCGGAATTGGCATGACACCCGAACAGCTAGAGCGTATTTTTCTCCCCTTTGAGCAAGTGGGTGACATCAAGCGCCAGCGGGAAGGAACGGGATTAGGTCTTGCCATTACCAAAAAGATTGTTGAAATGATGGGAGGATCGCTACAAGTTCGCAGCCAAATCAAGGTAGGCAGTGTGTTCGAGTTTGAGATTGAATGCGCGATCGCTTCCAACTGGAGAGAAGCTAGCACCCTCACTCAAGCCGGACGAATTACGGGTTATAAAGGCGATCGCAAAACCATTCTAATCGCCGACGATCGCTGGGAAAATCGCTCAGTCCTCTCAAACTTATTGCAACCCCTTGGCTTTACCGTGCTAGAAGCCATCAATGGACAAGAAGGACTAGAAATTGCTCATCAAGAGCAACCCCACCTCATTATTACTGACTTACTAATGCCAACCTTAAACGGATGGGATTTTCTGGCATTTTTACGCCAATCAGATACCTTCAAAGAGCTTCCGGTAATTGTTTCCTCAGCCAGCGTTTTTGATGCCGATCGCCAAAAGAGTATCGCCGCCGGAGCCAGCGACTTTTTAGCCAAACCCGTTCAAATCGAGGAGTTATATCAGATACTAGAAAAACATCTCCAACTCAGTTGGCTCTACAGCGAGGAAAAAATTGAAAAACTAGCACAACCCACCCAGTCTACTGAAGTTGAAATTCCTCCTCTTTCAGAGCTAACCAGTCTCCTGGAATTTGCCAAGCGCGGACAGATGAAAGGCATCCAACAGGAGCTTGAACGCCTCAGTCAGCTCAATGCATCTTATCAGCCTTTTGTCAACAAACTAGACTTGCTAGTCAAACAATTTAATATCCAGAAAATTCGCCAATTCCTCCAAGAAATTAACCAATAATCTTGGATTACATAACCTTCTTACTTGATGGAGATTTAGGAGTATTAGGCATGTCAGCCCGTTTAAGTCAGGAAACAATTTTAGTCATTGATGATAATCCCACTAATTTAGAGGTCTTGTACAATGCTTTAAGTATTTCAGGCTACGATGTCCTCGTGGAAATGGATGGTTCAAGCGGTCTTGCTCAAGCCCACAATTACCCTCCAGATTTAATCTTGCTGGATGTAATGATGCCTGGAATTGATGGTTTTGAAACCTGTCGCCAACTCCAAGAAAATCCCGCAACCTGCAAAATCCCTATCATTTTTATGACTGCTTTAGCGGACACGGTTGATAAAGTCAAAGGGCTGCATTTAGGAGCAGTAGACTATATTACCAAACCTTTTCAGAAAGAAGAAGTTTTGGCTCGCATCCAAACTCAACTTAAACTACGGCGACTCAGTTTAGAACTCGAACAGCAAAAACAAGAACTTGAACGCACCGTCGAACTACGTACAGCAGAACTCACTCGAACCATTCAAGAATTAAAAGCAACTCAATTACAATTAATTCAAAGTGAAAAACTATCAACCGTCGGTCAGTTAGTGGCAGGTATCGCCCACGAAATCAATAATCCTGTAGGCTTTCTCAATGGCAACCTAGAACAAGCTTATTTAGCAATTCAAGATTTGATTGACTATATTCGACTGTACCACGAGATCTATCCGGCTCAAGGAACTGAGATTGAAGAAAAAGCTCAAGAAATTGAGATTGATTACCTTTTAGAAGATTTACCTAAAATGCTCCTCTCAATGCAAGTTGGAGTAGAGCGGATTTGTAGTATCAGTAACTCCCTCAGAACCTTTTCACGCGCTGATGTAGATACCAAAGTTTTTGCTAACATTCATGAAGGGCTAGAAAGTACCCTGATGATTTTGCAGCATCGCTTAAAAGCCCAAAAAGACCGTCCTGAAATTCAAGTGATTAAAAATTACGGCGAAATCCCTAAAGTTGAATGTTATTTAGGTCAGCTCAATCAAGTTTTCATGAATATTTTGGCAAACGCTATTGATGCGTTGGAAGAAGGCAGCGAGGGACGCGGCTACCAGGAGCTTGAAAAAAATCCAAATCAGATTTTAGTACAGACAAGCTTAAAAAACGAACGAGAAGTGATGATTCGGATTAGCGATAATGGCGTGGGTATTGGTCAAGGCATTAAAGACCGCATTTTTGACCACTTATTTACCACAAAGCCAGTCGGAAAAGGGACTGGATTAG
The genomic region above belongs to Desertifilum tharense IPPAS B-1220 and contains:
- a CDS encoding response regulator, with the protein product MSARLSQETILVIDDNPTNLEVLYNALSISGYDVLVEMDGSSGLAQAHNYPPDLILLDVMMPGIDGFETCRQLQENPATCKIPIIFMTALADTVDKVKGLHLGAVDYITKPFQKEEVLARIQTQLKLRRLSLELEQQKQELERTVELRTAELTRTIQELKATQLQLIQSEKLSTVGQLVAGIAHEINNPVGFLNGNLEQAYLAIQDLIDYIRLYHEIYPAQGTEIEEKAQEIEIDYLLEDLPKMLLSMQVGVERICSISNSLRTFSRADVDTKVFANIHEGLESTLMILQHRLKAQKDRPEIQVIKNYGEIPKVECYLGQLNQVFMNILANAIDALEEGSEGRGYQELEKNPNQILVQTSLKNEREVMIRISDNGVGIGQGIKDRIFDHLFTTKPVGKGTGLGLTIARQIIVEKHEGTLEFISDSNRGTTFAITLPVS